The region TACGCTTCTACAGCTACCGCcaagcatatgacgtggcacgcagaACACGAAATGGTTGATGGAAAGATGTGTCACCCGTCAGACTCCCCGGCATGGAAACATTTTAGCGAATTGCATACAGAGTTTGCGGAAGAAGTTCGAAATATCAGACTAGGCCTGTgtactgatgggtttcaaccattCGGGGCCTTCGGGCATAATTATTCATCATGGCCAGTAATTTTGACACCCTATAATCTCCCCCCAGGGATGTGTATGaaagatgagttcatgtttttaactgttattgTCCCTGGGCCTCGAAATCCTAAACACCAAATGGATATTTTCCTGCAGCCGTTGATAGCTGAGCTGAACCAACTGTGGGAATTTGGAGTGCAGACATTCGACGTTCACAGGCGACAAAATTTCCAAATGAAAGCGGCACTTCTGTGGACGATTAATGATTTCCCCGCTTATTCTATGTTATCTGGCTGGAGCACATCTGGAAGACTGGCTTGCCCACACTGCATGGAAAATACGGAAGCTTTCACGCTTAAGGGGAGTAGAAAACAgtcgtggtttgattgccacagaAAGTTCTTGCCTCGTGGTCACATGTACCGTCGTAATACTACTGATTTCCGAAAAGGAAAAAGCGTAAATAAAGAATTCGGACAACCAAAAACCGGAGAAGAATTGTTGGCAGAGGTGGACCGTTTGGGGTTTATGAAGGCATATGAAATTGGGGCTGAGACAAATAATGCGGCGAAATCGACAGATTatggttggaataaaaaaagcatCTTCTGGGATTTGCCGTATTGGAAAACGGAGCTGTACAGTCGCCTTCACTCAACGAAGGCTGACAAGAGGCCGGTCGACAAGCGGGCCCAAGACATGACTGTAAGTCTTTATCACATTTGAAAGTTTATAAGTTGTGTAAATGTTTAAgtgttgaaaatattatatACTTGTTAAATATATTAGGTTTAAATGTGAAATTATATAGGTTGTATGGACTTAACGTTTTTGTAATTAGATTGAAAGTATTTGGTGGTTGTGTTATATATTGTATTTACTTGCAgcacttccctgaaaaatgggtgatgctgaTATTATAGCGGAAATGCTGCTGAAATTTTGTTAGAAATTAggattatctaattttatatacttttttatttgttataaaacTAAATTGATATGTTTGATTTGTAACTGTTTTGTAGGATGCCATCGCTCAGAGGCTCGCTGCCGCGACACAGTCGCAGACCGGAGAGGGTAGCTCTGCGAGTCCAGGGGAGGTGAACGAGACCCAGCTGTTTCTAGACATtgagggcgtcaacaagaagcaCCGGGTGTACGGCCTAGGTTCGGCGAGCAGCAGATATGCAGGCCCGAGCAGTAGGACGCAGCGAGGCAGCTCTTCCAGGACGTCGCAGCAGACAGAAGAGGACATCGATCTCCGTGTTCAGGCCGGCATTCAAGAGGGTCTGCGTGAGGTTGAGCAGAGGCTAGCAGAGAAGCAGAGACAGGAGCTGGCGGAGCAGCTGGCGGCTGCGCGGCGTGAGCAGCAGGAGAGCATGGCCCAGCTTATCCGTGAGGAGATCGCGAGGTTGATGCCTACTCTCCCTTCAGAGCATCGACCACAGTTCCCCCCTCCCCCGCCAGACGGCGGCGACACTACAGATTTGTAGTCTTATTTTCCGAACAAATTGCGGGTTTTAACTTTCggatgttatatatatgtatactttaatattacttatatatatattcagtatttatttcaatttattgtGATTTATAAACGCATTAACGTTACTGTATTTAATAGATGTAAAACAACAGGAATAAACCGAAAAATCGGCTGCAAAATGAAAAATTCTGCCAAAATCAGTGAAATTGGCGACGGAGGCATATCAATTAGCGACCGATTATCCGTCCCTAATTTGTGCCATTTTGTCTCAGAAAATGCCACAGTTAGCGACGGAacataatccgtcgctaatatataacatttagcgacggataatccgTCGCAACATGTGTCATTTCTGAGACAAAATGGcacaaattagcgacggataatccgtcgctaattgataTGCCTCCGTCGCTATTTTGTCTCAAATTCCGTCTCAACCATTTGACAGTTAGCGACGGCCATGGCAAAATTAGCGACGGcgattccgtcgctaattttgccACGGAATTGGAAAATGGTCGCAAAATTGTTTTGCGACCATTTCTGTCGCGACGGACTCTGTCCGTCGCCAATCCGTCGCGAACAcagattagcgacggaatatgggccattagcgacggatatttccgtcgctaattggctGTTTTCCAGTAGTGGATGATGTCATGCGCGCGCATGTGCTCATTCCATTGGGAATGTGCTGatgtaaactttttgttttttttatcagaatgATAAATATGTGTGCTGAATGGTAATATATGTAAATGTAGgccatttttgatttttttgtgattctcttttatttttatctattttatctccattctattttatttgtcatgctattttttatgtttcaagAAGAACGTTTCTTTTGAATTATTGacattttattttacttatataTGGTGGCTCATTTTATAATTGTGAATTCTTCTAAAAATATCATGATTGAGTTAATAATATTATTCTAtcactttaaaatttatagtatgttcattttaaaatttaaaatttatcaatttatgttcaccttataatttttcaGTATAGTTAGGCCCACCttataaaaaattctaaatccgcaattatatataagttaacatataaaattaattttatattaattacttACATTTGGAAATTGTAAGTTctctttttcaaaaatttaaactttttaattaattttataatttaaaaaatctaaatgtttatatttatgtAATCAATAAACATAAATACCAGtatgaaaatttaatatattatgattcgtataaaatagaaaaatttgtAGATACTTTATAAAAagacttaattacttaaaaacacttcacgttgaacttttttttcgtttatagcCCGACgtagaaaaaatttcaattgtacccattTTGGGGTTTTCGTTTACACCTCTACCCCAACTAAGGGTACAATTGacgatttaaataatttaaggataaaaacaTTACTGACAACTAAATAGAAggattttaccatattttttcttatttggacAAATATAGACAAGCCcttcaacttttaaaaagtttaaataaatcctcataattaattaaaaaaattaaattattaaaaaaactttttaatCTACCACCATACTTCTCCAATTTAAAACCCGTCACTAAATTTAAAtcaagaaatatatttttttcgatttttggACTCCTTTGTCCGAGTTCGCTGAAGCCGTCGTCCCCCCTCTGGAAAAGGAGGTGCATCAGCTCCTCCTTCATGTTCCTCCATGAAAGGAGGAACACTGTTCCTCGAGCTGTTCCTCCATTacgtctaattagaatataggttaaaaataaagggctattttaactttttttagatgaaaaaagatcaatttagtgctttaggatAAAGGTGAAAACGAAAACCCCgaaatagggtacaaatgaaaattttcctacgtcgggatataaacaaaaacaaaattcaacgTAGGATGTTTTTAAGTAATGAggctttataaaaaaaatagagcaaattactatgacacccctcacatttgacataattcacagtttagtccctcttatttgaaaaatgaactaTATAGcccctcacttttatttttgtcaacaatttagtccttccgtccattttgaatgttagtcaacgaagtcaacaaaactatatggtccctcacttttgtttttttcaacGATTTCACcctttacttttattttgtcaacgatttcatCCTTCAGTTTTGGCAATTATTTTATCCATAAGTCttttgacttcgttgactagTACTAAAAATTGATAAAGGGACTAAAATATTGACTAAAACAAAAGTAAGGGGTCATATAATCAAACAAGAGAAAGCAAAGTGttaattatgtcaaatgtgaggggttttatagtaatttgttaaaaaaatattccatTAGTTTTCAAATTGGACCTTCCGCCACCCCATTGAGTGTATTAGACTGGCCATGAATTGCGTGAGAAGCACCATGAGGCACGTGGATAGCTGTTGGTACCACCCATGCAATGGTCACCAATGATCACATagtactatttattttattttcatgtgtttttagaatttattaaGTACTACATTActgaataaaataaactaagtaGAAGTAttactataataaaattaaatcctttgtttattttatttataattaaactaaCGAGTATTTTCATTTGTGGACCACCAAAAAACCAATAACCACAATTTAAGTGGTATGgaaatttattgataaaagtttttttaattaaaaaagtcAAAACCCACAATTTATTGTAAGCTTGCAACACCGACTCCTGCCCCCAAGACCAacatattttcatttattatattctaaAGTCTTCTCTTTTTAAGCTTTCCTCCTTCCAATACCTTGGAAAGTGTcctcctttttttatttaaaatttaaatccgtGTGTTGACTTTCTCATTTTATCTAACTTGCTCATCATTTCTTTTCTCaatgtataaaataaaactCCCTAACGGTTCAAATTTAGCCAACTGCACATCCATCAATACTCCTCCTCTAAACTTCAACTTTTTCTTTTGGTTGATAATAATGGAAATCGAGATTCCATGCCATTTTCTTTGTCCCATTTCTCTCCAAATAATGAAGGATCCCGTTATTGTATCCACCGGAATCACCTTCGACAGAGAGAATATTGAAAAATGGTTATTTTCTTGCAAGAACAATACTTGCCCCGTCACGAAGCAACCTATCTTGATCCATGAAGATCATCTCACCCCGAATCACACTCTTCGTCGATTGATCCAAGCATGGTGCACTCTCAATTCATCTTACGGAGTCGAGCGAATCCCAACTCCGAAACCACTTATGGATAAAGCCCAGATTGAAAAACTCATCAGTGATGCCAAAGCATCTCCGCATTTGCAGCTCAAATATCTGAAGAGGATTAGATCGATCGCGCTTGAAAGCGAAAGGAACAGAAATTTACTCGAGTCTGCTGGTGCAGTTGATTTTTTGGCTGCAACTATAAAGAATGTTCATGAATCTGATGAGTTCGCAACGGCAAGTGATGAGGCATTGAGTATTCTTTTTCATCTCAAGATGTCGGAGTCCAAATTGAGGTATCTCATTTCGAAAAATGGAGGTGAGTTTTTAGAGTCGTTAATGCAGATCATGAAACACAGTAGCTATCAATCTAGAGCTTACTCAACAATGTTGTTGAAGTCGATTTTTGAAGTGGCCGATCCAAACCAGCTAATTACTCTGAAAGCAGAAATTATGAAAGAAATAGTTTATGTTTTACGAGATCAAATCTCACAGCAAGCATCAAAGGCGGCACTGAAGTTACTTGCAGAGGTTTGTCCATGGGGAAGAAACCGAATCAAAGCCGTAGAAGGCGGTGCAGTCAGCGTTCTCATCGAGCTACTCCTCGAAACGTCAGATAAGAGACACTGCGAACTTATACTAATCGTTTTGGATCTGCTTTGCGGATGTGCCGAGGGACGAGCAGAGCTGTTGAATCACGGAGCGGGGCTTGCGACAGTGTCCAAGAAAATATTTAGGGTTTCTCGGGTGGCAAGCGAAAGGTGCGTGAGAATATTAAATTCTGTGTGCAAGTATTCTGCAACCCCTAGAGTTCTTCAAGAAATGGTGCAAGTTGGGGTGGTGGGCAAGTTGTGTTTGGTGGTGCAAGTGGAGAGTAATTTGAAAAGTAAAGAGAAAGCTAGAGAGATTCTCAAGTTGCATTCTAGGGTTTGGAGTAATTCTCCTTGTATTTCTTCTCATTTATTATCTTCTTATCCTTCTTAATTGTATATAAATTGTTTCAAAGTaagaaatgtttaatttttgtttatgagAAAATGTGTATTAGTCATATCATGAAGACAAAGTTGAGTTATACAAAGTGGTTATTGATTCAATTGTTGAAGGTCATTGCTCCAActcttaatttaatattttttttttcttaatgtggCATATTATCACTTagcctttttatttttgtatctaaaaaaattattttagtaatacCTTCTTCATAAGCTACACACCACATGATTATCAAGTACTTTTTATCGATAAAATAGAcaaagtaaaaagaaaaaagttaaagaaaaagaTAATCATATACCTACTACTATAATGAAATTGATAAACAGTTTACCATGAATGAAAAGGTTTGATAGTTTGATTCAGCAATTTTACGATTTTAgtaaattgttttcaaaaagcaaataaaattttctataatcacatttattaaaatatataagtttTCATAAAGTCTGATAAATAGTTTCATAAAATCAGGTagtataaactaatttatcataaaaataagttaaacgaataaaatattaatatgtaATTTAGTTTATCAATGAGTAGTTTatccattttatttttgatttgaatataaattgacacaaattataaatttgttgGACAAAACTGccaaatatttttaatgatatgtgttcaaatttgataaatttattataatttttgatatacagatttatttttatatgtattaattGTAGATTTTTTCAGTATCATTTTTGTTACATACCCGAACACATCTATAAAACAATTTTGTAAGCTAGTACCGAAAACAAGTCAAAATATTCCTACGAgcttaattttgttttctttgagAACCTATAAGCCACAACTACGAAAACTTCTTatatagactcagtctaccacgtcatccatgGACTAAACTAATCAAATCATAATATCTCATTAAATGAGgatattcttataattttgtttgttatttgcttacacttttaaataatgatattacaagaataccctcattttaatgagatgttatgatatgattggctTAATCCGCGGATGatgtggtggactgagtctacctaaaaaaaTTTCCACAACTACAAGCTTAACTTAGTGATAGCAatgtttatattcaaaattttaaaagttataaatttaaacattatttcTATTTAGTATAATATCAAAAcccaaattaattaatcaacttATGATAGTTGACGTAATGAAGAGGTTGATATCTGGTGAGTAATTTAAATTGGAAGAGTTTATCTGTGAACAGCAATAAATTATCATTGACCTAATAAAATTGGATAAAACACCATCGGTAATTCTaccattttaacaaaatttcaaaacaaattggaAACCAAATTATTTAGGCTTAACCAATTTAAGTTCTCTGTAtttttcgttttttttaaattagctcTTAggtatttttgtttgttttacttGATCCTTATactttaaaagataattttataattttttttatttatttacttagtctctgtatttttaaaaataattttacttgaTCCCTTAAACTTCTGCACTTTTACTAACAAACgaattatattcaaaaatacagggatcaagaaaaaaataagaacaCTTAAAAacgaaataaagaaaaaatagaaggTAAAAAGATTTTAAGATAAGTCTTgccatttatttattaaaactcACCGTACGTTAGATCTGTTTATGataatactccctctgtcccgtttaagaagtctcatattccattttgggatgtcctatttaaaaagtcccattactatttttaggatgtttttccattgaataccactactagaaaattgtattttagcaacggatttttccgtcgctaaaggctGAAATCCGTTGGTAAATTAAGTTTTCCGTCAGTAAAGGGataaaatccgtcgttaaatcaaaaaatttccgtCGGTAATTCTCTGTTTTCTAGTACCTTATTTTACCCTTCTTTTAGTTactatcttaaaagagttttatggaaaattccactatcattaatagcggtaaaacatgaaaaaacatgaaaagacaaacataattaatgtttctgtgtgtaaagtcaaatgggacttctaaaatgGGACGGGGGGAAtactatttatcaattttatattatattcttCACTTGGTAAGTTATTCCAATGTCTCTTTACACATcgctattaattttaaaattaagtataTTTCGAGTACGTGTAGATTTATTATTCATACTGTGGAAGTTTTGTTTAGAGGTGAGAAGCATTCAGTTTTTGTAGTAAAGACATATAACCGGTTGTTGTTTTCTATGAATTAAAGGGATGTTAGTGCTGGCTATTTTCATATTATGAGACTGATAATAGTGTGAGTAAGGAGATTATGAGCAGGCCTTCAGCTACCTCAGAAGGTTTGCTTTCAGCTATTGTTCCAATGACTTCAGTCTCTGATGGTTCGATTGTTCCTAATTCTATACTGAgctggagttgtttcgtaatcCTGTTTAAGGCCATTGAAAAAGATGAATGTTGCAGGTCCGCTACATTCTTGTTCATTTAGTCAATTAAAAACAGAAAAGGAGTTGTCGGATACAGATATTGCAAATATGAATTGGGTTATGGAAGGTAGTACGATCAATGTCTGTACTGAACCGAAAAATGAGGCACTAGAATCATAGAAGTTAGGTCTTGAACTTGGCCTTTTTCATAAAGATTGTGAAGCGGATACGGTTAAACAGCTCGCTTTGAATTAAGTTGCGGTAGTGGATGTTCATCAGAGAtaagctttttttttcttctcaagGTGTTTTTACTTCTCTATGTTTGAATCGCTTATCTTTGTATCTTAAAATTATAGAGgtggttttttaaaattttaggaaacatAAATTCATTCATTCTATAGTCTTTGTTAATAACTTGCTTTTTATGGGTTTAGTAGAGTCAAACAGGGAGATTGTTAACGactttttaattagaaaattttgtccaaattttgatattaattatgtttgggTTACATCGATTAGTGTGTCGAGAGGTCTTTGTTAATTTGAAATTTGGCTTTACTTAAATTTGTGTCTATTTCAAAAGATGTTAGATGGATAGCtatggatttttttattaaaattttttatatcGTCATATTATTATCTATGTTAGCAATGTTGCTTCagagaaattttatttttggcatAAACTTTATTTGTTTGTCCTTTTCTGGTATTATCGTGTTGGGTGGgtatttttaatgaaatttggCATCCTAAAGAGAGGCTGAATTGTATTGGTTTTTGACCTTATTAGGAATCGCCCTACCAGATGGAACACTAATCTTACGTACTAAGGCGGTATTCAATGTCAAAAAAACATCACCCAATTTATATCTACATGTAAGCGTAATTGATGTTGATGATAGACGCATCTGACATTACACCAATTCAGGACGATTTTCGGTGAAATTGGCCTAGCATTTGTCCGTGGAGCATGCTGCTAATCAATGTCGAAGGAACATCACTCCTGTTATCTCTACATGTAAGCGTAATTGGTGTTGATGATAGACGCATCTGACTACACCAATTCAGGACGATTTTCGGTGAAATCGGCCTAGCATTTGTCCGTGGAGTATGCTGGTAATCAAGAGGTAGCCGAGACCCCTCATGCAAATGGTTTACTCAACCAACCTAACTGGAAACAAATGGTTTACTCAGATtccaacataaataaaaaaaattgcatggAAAGCTCTTAATAACGGATTGGCGGATAATAGCAAAATTCATCATCAAATACCTGAATTCTCCAATATTTGTCCTAGGTATAACAAGGTAGAAACGTTTCCGCCTCTTAATGGACAGTTGAGCCGCGACAATGGACGCCTCTCCCAAGTATTAAATGTTgccaattaataatataaatcaaacataattaaatattaaatgttatatatatatgccAATTAATACatttatgccaattaataaaataaatcaaaaataaaaaaatgaattttattatagataaagtaaataatataaattgtgggtaattaattcaaaaaaattattagttgaaaaagttttaattttttttattactatataatttttttatttacggaaacggcccaaaataattttttataaatttccgAGAGTTTTTGAGAATTTCTGATTtctaaaatatttctaaaacgGGACACGTAACTGCGTCGAAGTTTTTGTACTTTTTAGACAAGACTTTAGCAAAATTTTTCATTGTGGACCCATCAATACTCCTTTATGGCCTAGTTCATTTTAATACCTATAAGTTGTCCTAAGTTGAGACACAGTAGGGTGCTCAATattggatttaaaataaaaaacattgttaatttttttaattttgagaatttatgcttgaaaaaaatggtttgaaaatttagtttttcaaaagaataatttaaaaacctACTTTTAgaacttaaataaataatttaatatgtttCTTTATTCATTGCAAGAATATAGTGacaatataaatttcataaatatttataaattttatgcaATATGCATAATAgtctatgtagcacggaaacggaaacgggaaacagaaacgacacgaaacggacacgggaaaacggcaaatttttaaaatgaaggacactaaacgtgggggaaacgtgaaaatgataaaaatataaggatatatttataatattagaattataaaatgctatatatatactaaattttatttatatatttttgccaattaataaaataaatcaaatataattaaatctaacaaaaataagaaaataagctATGTTATAGataaagtaataataaaaattgtgggtaattgattcataaaattatttttgaggaTTTTTTAGgttcttttataattatattttttttatggaaacGGCCTGAAACGTTTCCTTATGAGTTTCCGAGAGTTTCCAGTTTCTgaaaacgtttccgaaacgggacacgcaactttgtcgaagtttTCGTACTTCATAGATAATAGTTTTTTGAAATGGTCGATAATATAACAAGGTTAAAttagataataaaatataaaggacGGGAAAaagaacatatatattttaCGGTACTTCTAATGTGaaattattgtattttaaaatattatctaTATCAtgtgttaaattattttaattctacaagtaattataaaatatttatatttaaagtcTGTATTTTAAACTATCTActatctactatatatatataaagcaggacATTTTCTCCCTTTGATTGACATGTGGCATTATTATAATGActcttatatattttatttttataatatttatttatttcctttctttaattttaattctcaAATCAATTCTCTCgcatttaattttgttatggAAAATGATAATCAATTACCAATTACATTAATGgttattatatttgtaaatattatatGGTTACTATTCTGATCATTACTTTCCTAAATAAAATGTAGCTAATTATTTTGACTACTTAATTGTTCatgttttcattttaatttcttgGCTATAATTACCTTAAAAAACATAATtgactaaatcaaataaatagcTCTCTTAAAAAAAACGTTACTAATTTAATTACCAATAATTTAATGATAGTATTTGATGACATGACTTAAATTATCAATCCATATGGACctttccttaaaaaaaacaattgaatttgatataaaatttatgaaaagatttttcttatattaaacctatttttataaaatataacaataaataaataggCCACAGAAACttaataattgttttagttaaaaaacaaacaattgcACATTCATCTCTTTATTATTACATTTTATATTCTCTTCTCAATTCCATATTTCACTTTTATATCAAAttggtttaaatatttttaaagattcCAGTGGTGGaggtaatataaattttatgtaaaatatatttcatttatCAATtgtaaacttaaaattttaaaactaattaatttaaagactACACTATAATTGAcaactataaaattttaaatattgaatGTGTATGAATAATTGTTGAAGCATTTTTCCCAAAATGATTGAATCTACATAAAACCAAAATTTAATGTAATAAATGCTAAGCAAATGTAACCTAACAATCAAAAGAATATATAATAGGGTTTTAAACTACAATTGATAGATTTCAAGGTAAgttttctactttttttatgTATTGACTATAATTTCTTTTGCAATGTTCTTtagtcatttgatttttttttaatttaattatatcaaatgATATATCTTAATTAATAACTTTTATGCAGGAATTGAGAAAAGTTGCTCATAATATAGTATTCAATCATAAGGTTTAACCATcaatcttcatttttattttctaaattttgatATCAATTTACTATTTCTCACAATCATTTTCATAGTTGTCTCTTTTATATTCCTATCCTGTTTCTTTCTACAATAATATGGTAAGGTTTTCTATTTGGttgttaatatatttttcttaattgatATTGGACACTCTTACAAATCACAATCatattcatatttatttatttaaatttaattttttttaattcgtatggtaatatttaattgatttgttaatataatctgataaaattattataggaatttaaaaaaacaaacttttactCCTAACAAATTAGACTAAACGTCAAATGACATTCCCACATTGATCCTCTAATTAATGGCCCTATGAGTATtactaaatattaaatatttccaAATGAGAGCTAAATAAAGAAATATATCACtgacatattttttttctaaatatacTAATaccatattttaataattttaaatttcaattaatcgGAGTTGTAAGATCGAATAAGTTCATAAAATTAGGGATaaattatatacattttttCAATAACCATATAAATTGTCCTTAATTGATAATTTGTATCAAATTGAGGaggaaaatgaaattttattggaaaatttgaataaatttactACACCATTCAATCCatttccattttaaaaaaaattattattaatttatacacaattttaaaatttctaatttatattttaatttttgtttcatcttaattaattataaattttaaataattaacaataattttcattttcataataTGGAGTATAATTTAGTAGAGATTCTCAGATTTTTTTcccaatgtatttttttatctaattaccATATCTGTAGC is a window of Mercurialis annua linkage group LG2, ddMerAnnu1.2, whole genome shotgun sequence DNA encoding:
- the LOC126668629 gene encoding uncharacterized protein LOC126668629, which translates into the protein MDTDRSWMYRRLQGGLLYPGFTERVQEFVNFALRHPTCMSGPEIKCPCPRTRCKNTSYRDVETVKLHILQKGFVADYQVWVFHGEGNVLNPRPVAQLPEYDVDMENEGGDDFSSVQRMVIDAAGPEVVKHSPLSAAVKMLDIKCRHSVSVALVDDVTEFIQELLPDENKMPKNFAEIKKMVRGLGLPVEVIDCCLRNCMIYWGSDADLTRCKICDHERWKPPPKGNSVKRRVNVPYRKMFYFPITPRLQRLYASTATAKHMTWHAEHEMVDGKMCHPSDSPAWKHFSELHTEFAEEVRNIRLGLCTDGFQPFGAFGHNYSSWPVILTPYNLPPGMCMKDEFMFLTVIVPGPRNPKHQMDIFLQPLIAELNQLWEFGVQTFDVHRRQNFQMKAALLWTINDFPAYSMLSGWSTSGRLACPHCMENTEAFTLKGSRKQSWFDCHRKFLPRGHMYRRNTTDFRKGKSVNKEFGQPKTGEELLAEVDRLGFMKAYEIGAETNNAAKSTDYGWNKKSIFWDLPYWKTELYSRLHSTKADKRPVDKRAQDMTHFPEKWDAIAQRLAAATQSQTGEGSSASPGEVNETQLFLDIEGVNKKHRVYGLGSASSRYAGPSSRTQRGSSSRTSQQTEEDIDLRVQAGIQEGLREVEQRLAEKQRQELAEQLAAARREQQESMAQLIREEIARLMPTLPSEHRPQFPPPPPDGGDTTDL
- the LOC126667753 gene encoding E3 ubiquitin-protein ligase PUB23-like, with translation MEIEIPCHFLCPISLQIMKDPVIVSTGITFDRENIEKWLFSCKNNTCPVTKQPILIHEDHLTPNHTLRRLIQAWCTLNSSYGVERIPTPKPLMDKAQIEKLISDAKASPHLQLKYLKRIRSIALESERNRNLLESAGAVDFLAATIKNVHESDEFATASDEALSILFHLKMSESKLRYLISKNGGEFLESLMQIMKHSSYQSRAYSTMLLKSIFEVADPNQLITLKAEIMKEIVYVLRDQISQQASKAALKLLAEVCPWGRNRIKAVEGGAVSVLIELLLETSDKRHCELILIVLDLLCGCAEGRAELLNHGAGLATVSKKIFRVSRVASERCVRILNSVCKYSATPRVLQEMVQVGVVGKLCLVVQVESNLKSKEKAREILKLHSRVWSNSPCISSHLLSSYPS